The genome window GTTTTTATTGGGGCTTCCAACTGGTTATGGAAAGTAAGTTTGCATGAGTTATTAAGTGATGCCACATTTTTTCCTATTTGCTGTTTCTCTTCCATACTATCTAAGTGTTATGAATGCATGGATTCTGAAGTTATACAGTACGTTTACAAAAGTTATAATTGAAAGCATGTTGAAAGCACCCTATTGCATAGTCCTGACCGGAGTTCTGTTAGAAAACGGAATCCATTCATTTATGAAGCAAGAATTCTCTGGCTATCACACATAACAGAGCATACAGTATCTTTCAATAAAATGAAGCATTGACCAACAATAACACACAAAGCTCCTATTCATACATCTTTGTTTTACTTCCTCTAGACTGACTACTCGGCATTCAAGCTACAGGAAAATAAACCCTGCTTCTCCAGAATAAGAATTCCCTATCAGAGGTCCACGATGGCTGCTCTCGTCACAGAGAATTTCAAGtttgtctccctcttcttcAAGAGCAAAGATGTGATGATCTTCAATGGTTTGATCGCCCTGGGCACTGTGGCCAGCCAGACCATGTACAACATCTTCGCTTTCAGCTGCCCATGCTCTTCTGGTCGTAACTACCGCTATGGCCTGGCAGCGCTCGGGGTGCCCGCCCTGGCGTTCTTCCTCATTGGCATGATGATAAACAAGAGCATGTGGGACCTGGTGTCCGAGTGCAGGCTCAGAAGGTGCTGGAAGCTGTCGGGGGCGTCGGTCTTTGCACTTTTCGGATCTGTCATCGGGCGTGCAGCGGTGGCCCCCGTGACGTGGGTGGTGATCTCTCTTCTCAGGGGGGAGGGCTACGTCTGCGCCCTCAGTGAGTTTATTGACCCCACGACCTTGGAGGGCTTCCCGTCGGGACAGGCGTCAGAGGTCATAGCCACGTTCCCTTGTGAGGGGAGTGTCCCTCCAGAACTACAACACTTCCGGAGTGAAATAGAGCGTAGGCTGAAGTATGAGTCTCAGGTATGTACTTTCTTTTATAATGGCATATAAATGAAGGAGTATGCATGGAGATCATAAATACTCACATCCACAGTCTCACAATTCGGACATAaatggatcactgtttgtctaAACATGATCTGTTCTGGTACAGGTTGCTTGTAGGCTGCCTGTGTTCAACTGTAGAATTCGACTGTAGAATCCCCTCCTGGAGGAGTGTCTTGATGGATCGCTATCCGTATCATTTCTCTCAGTTGTTAGGCTGGCTGCTGGTGGCAGCCATGGCGCTGGCTGTGTTCGCAATGCTGTGCGCAAAGCGCTGCTGCTCTCCCCTGGGCTACCAGCAGGAGGCCTACTGGTCCCAGTTTCGCTCCTGTGAGAACGACCTCTTCCAGCGCACGGCCCAGGCGCATGCCCTCCTCCACGCTGCCCAGAGCGTGAAGAGTTTCTTTGGCTTTGTGGCGCTGGAGAAGAACGAGAAAGAGCTGCTCCTGGAGAACCAGGCCGCCAACCCTGTCTCTAGTACGGAGTGGAACAGAGTGACTGGAGTCTAtctgtacagagagaagaatgGGTTGCCTCTTTATAGCAGACTGAACAAGTGGGCTCAATATAATGTGGACGACAACACTGAGGAGATGGACAAAGAGATGGACACCCTCAGTTGACTGTCAATGGACAGTCCAGTGTTCTTGAACACTGGCGATAGGGAACCATGTCGTGTGGTGGCTTTGGTTCCAGTCCAGTGTTAACACTATTGATAATTAGGCCTTGCCAATGGGTATTTGTGTTAGCTAACAGTGGACTGGAACGGAAGCTTACACTCCTTGAGAATTCAGTATACTTGCTGTTTATTTAAGTATTCTAATCATGTCCTCATGCATGTATAGTGAAAGATTCCACTGGATCTATACCGCTCAGGAGTAAATTAGTATGCATTATGTGTTTATACATTATCTTGTTTACATGTATTCGCTGCTCTTTCTATCTGTCCCAAAGTTGTCCAACATAAGGTGAAATAATTATTTATGAAATAAAAATATGATACAGTCTGCATGGAACTGTTATGTAGGTACTTTCTTACTCGAGTGGCATAACCTTTCTGGTTTGGCTCCTTGATATGATATCTTATGTGACATAATCTTGCTTTTCTcttgtttacatttgtgaaaCGCACCTGTGTCTCTACGTCTGGCTTTTCTGCCTCTGTAGTTTGTACCATCAGTCAGTCTATTCTTCTGTGTACCTGTTTTTTGGCCTTGTGTTTCTCACTATGTACCTTGTTTACCTGTCACATTGAGtgcacctccacctctcttgCATTCTTCTTACCCTGTTGCTGTTTCttccctacctcctcctcctcctccttgtctgcCTGTCACCATTATTCCTGTATTTATCAGTGTGCCTTATGTTATGCGGCCACCTCAACATTCAGCTGGAAagtggaggcagagaaagaggtagacaaaatgagaggagggaaaggaggggcgGGTGAAAGCAGAGTCGTGATGCAGACAGCGAATCACATGAGCAGAGATCTGTTTACAAACTGCtgtgagctggaggagaagtgCTGGGCACCattaaggagagggagagagagagagagaaaagcagagagtTGGAGTGATAACGGAAGAGGGTATTTGTACAGACTTCAATTACAAATCTTTTATTTTTACCCTTTCGTCGTCGCCCCtgctttgtctttttttgcGAAAAGAACGAAGGAAGCAGATCAGATG of Hypomesus transpacificus isolate Combined female chromosome 11, fHypTra1, whole genome shotgun sequence contains these proteins:
- the calhm2.1 gene encoding calcium homeostasis modulator protein 2.1; translated protein: MAALVTENFKFVSLFFKSKDVMIFNGLIALGTVASQTMYNIFAFSCPCSSGRNYRYGLAALGVPALAFFLIGMMINKSMWDLVSECRLRRCWKLSGASVFALFGSVIGRAAVAPVTWVVISLLRGEGYVCALSEFIDPTTLEGFPSGQASEVIATFPCEGSVPPELQHFRSEIERRLKYESQLLGWLLVAAMALAVFAMLCAKRCCSPLGYQQEAYWSQFRSCENDLFQRTAQAHALLHAAQSVKSFFGFVALEKNEKELLLENQAANPVSSTEWNRVTGVYLYREKNGLPLYSRLNKWAQYNVDDNTEEMDKEMDTLS